In a genomic window of Syntrophales bacterium:
- a CDS encoding glycosyl transferase, whose translation MSDFYQHGMITTLQKLRERPAGELNEELMAIARRRKTVLLLPALISEFDTPSMPVILEELKKITFLHKIVLSLDRADEADFRRVRRLLSELSTDVRIVWHDGPRMQALYDELRGSDFNLDTPGKGRSVWMTIGYILADESVYAMALHDTDIRNYRSEMLARLVYPVVHPAVDFEFSKGYYARVTDRLYGRVTRLFYTPLIRALKRILEYNAFLEYLGNFRYPLSGEFAFISTLARGMRISPTWGLEVSLLSEVYRRASVNRICQVEIADTYEHKHQSLDRQKPDDGLIRMATDIAEALFRVLSQDGIVMSQAFYRTLCAAYIEESRVTVEKYHALSLINGLVYDRHSEIEASEAFVGSLRRAQEKFQADPVGIPLMSAWVRVAAAIPDFSSRLTEAVDRDNG comes from the coding sequence ATGTCCGATTTCTATCAGCACGGTATGATCACTACACTTCAGAAGTTGAGGGAGCGGCCCGCGGGAGAACTGAACGAGGAGCTCATGGCCATTGCCCGACGGAGGAAGACTGTTCTCCTCCTGCCGGCCCTCATCAGCGAGTTCGACACGCCGTCCATGCCGGTCATCCTGGAGGAGCTGAAAAAGATCACGTTCCTGCACAAGATTGTTCTCTCCCTCGACCGGGCGGACGAGGCGGATTTCCGGCGTGTCCGGCGCCTGCTCTCCGAACTGTCGACGGACGTCCGGATCGTCTGGCACGACGGCCCCCGCATGCAGGCCCTCTATGATGAACTCCGGGGCAGCGACTTCAATCTCGACACCCCCGGAAAGGGACGCTCCGTCTGGATGACGATCGGATACATCCTCGCGGACGAGAGTGTCTATGCCATGGCGCTTCACGATACGGACATCCGGAACTACCGTTCGGAGATGCTGGCCCGCCTGGTCTATCCCGTCGTTCATCCGGCCGTTGATTTCGAGTTCAGCAAGGGATATTATGCCCGCGTAACCGACCGGCTCTACGGCCGGGTGACGCGGCTCTTTTACACGCCGCTGATCCGGGCGCTGAAGCGGATCCTGGAGTACAATGCGTTTCTCGAATACCTGGGCAACTTCCGTTATCCCCTGTCGGGAGAGTTCGCGTTTATCTCCACCCTCGCCCGGGGCATGCGCATCTCCCCCACCTGGGGCCTGGAGGTTTCCCTCCTCTCCGAGGTGTACCGGCGCGCGTCGGTCAACCGGATCTGCCAGGTGGAGATCGCCGACACCTATGAGCACAAGCATCAATCCCTGGACCGGCAAAAGCCGGACGACGGGTTGATCCGGATGGCCACGGACATCGCCGAGGCCCTCTTCCGGGTCTTGAGCCAGGACGGCATCGTCATGAGCCAGGCGTTCTACCGGACCCTGTGCGCCGCCTACATCGAGGAATCCAGGGTCACCGTGGAGAAGTATCATGCCCTTTCCCTCATCAACGGGCTCGTGTACGACCGGCACAGTGAGATCGAAGCCTCCGAGGCCTTCGTCGGATCCCTTCGCCGCGCGCAGGAAAAATTCCAGGCGGATCCGGTCGGCATTCCACTGATGAGCGCCTGGGTGCGGGTTGCCGCGGCAATCCCGGATTTCTCCAGCCGGTTGACGGAAGCGGTCGATCGGGACAACGGATAG
- a CDS encoding glycosyltransferase produces the protein MNPDQRFSTALRIGVRRQIEHLGKADVVIGIPCYQSGKTVQHVLEMVFHGLATHYPNASSLIMVSDGGSTDDTREIADMFDEKTFRIVKVVTIYRGVPGKGSALRAIFEAADFLRPRALAVFDSDLVSISPQWVRNLLEPVFEGYDFVAPDYDRFKLDGTITNTIAHNLTRALYGRRIRQPIGGDFGLSGAMARHFLRQNVWETDVARFGIDIWMTTTAIVDGFRLCQAKMGVKVHDRKDPAADLSPMFRQVVGTIFQMMETHDAFWKGIHGSSDIPTVGTSDGGTPEAFTVNQEALIEYFRVGFFHFGEVWRQIVEEADFAIIRDLAENGRASRFLLPIETWVRIVYRYASAFHAAPRQRMKLLDTMIPLYNARVASLILELEDADADRAEKLFADQARTFEEMKPYLLEQWNKT, from the coding sequence ATGAATCCGGACCAGCGTTTCAGCACGGCATTGAGGATCGGAGTGAGGAGGCAGATCGAGCACCTCGGAAAGGCGGATGTTGTTATCGGGATCCCCTGCTACCAGAGCGGGAAAACCGTCCAACACGTTCTGGAGATGGTTTTTCACGGACTGGCCACGCATTATCCCAATGCCAGCTCCCTGATCATGGTTTCCGATGGGGGATCCACCGATGACACCCGGGAGATCGCCGATATGTTTGACGAGAAGACGTTCCGGATTGTGAAGGTTGTCACGATCTATCGCGGGGTCCCCGGCAAGGGATCGGCCTTGCGGGCGATCTTCGAGGCCGCCGACTTTCTCCGGCCCAGGGCACTGGCCGTCTTCGACTCCGACCTGGTCTCCATCTCGCCCCAATGGGTCCGGAATCTCCTGGAGCCGGTCTTCGAGGGGTACGACTTCGTCGCCCCCGATTATGATCGATTCAAGCTGGACGGGACCATTACCAACACGATCGCCCACAACCTGACGCGTGCTCTTTATGGCCGGCGGATCCGCCAGCCCATCGGCGGCGACTTCGGGCTGTCGGGTGCCATGGCCAGGCACTTTCTGAGACAGAATGTCTGGGAGACCGATGTGGCCCGCTTCGGGATCGACATCTGGATGACCACCACGGCCATTGTCGACGGCTTCCGCCTCTGCCAGGCCAAAATGGGCGTGAAGGTCCACGACCGGAAGGATCCTGCGGCGGATCTGAGCCCCATGTTCCGGCAGGTTGTGGGGACAATTTTTCAGATGATGGAAACCCATGACGCGTTCTGGAAGGGTATCCACGGGTCCAGTGATATCCCGACGGTCGGGACGAGCGACGGGGGAACGCCCGAGGCGTTCACGGTCAACCAGGAAGCCCTGATCGAGTATTTCCGGGTCGGTTTCTTCCACTTTGGAGAAGTTTGGCGGCAGATCGTCGAGGAGGCGGATTTTGCCATCATCCGGGACCTGGCGGAAAATGGCCGTGCATCCCGGTTCCTTCTGCCCATCGAGACCTGGGTGCGGATTGTCTACCGCTATGCCTCGGCCTTCCATGCCGCTCCGCGGCAGCGGATGAAGCTCCTCGATACGATGATTCCCCTTTACAATGCGCGGGTCGCCTCTCTCATCCTGGAACTGGAGGATGCGGATGCGGACCGGGCGGAGAAGCTGTTCGCGGACCAGGCGCGGACGTTCGAGGAAATGAAACCCTATCTCCTGGAACAGTGGAATAAGACATAA